A genomic window from Micromonospora ferruginea includes:
- a CDS encoding ABC transporter ATP-binding protein, with protein sequence MTIGQPLIQARGLVKRFGDFTAVDGIDVEVRRGEAFGFLGPNGAGKSSTMRMIGCISPPSGGELRILGLDPVRDGPAVRARLGVCPQLDSLDPELTVRENLTTYARYFGIPRRVARERAAELLDFVQLAERADSKVDPLSGGMKRRLTIARALVNEPEIVLLDEPTTGLDPQARHLVWERLFRLKQQGVTLVLTTHYMDEAEQLCDRLVVMDGGRIVAEGSPRALIERHATREVVELRFAGDSQEAFAGKLDGLGERVEVLPDRILLYVSDGDAAVAQVAARGLDPAGVLVRRGSLEDVFLHLTGRTLVD encoded by the coding sequence GTGACCATCGGGCAACCACTCATCCAGGCGCGCGGGCTGGTGAAGCGGTTCGGCGACTTCACCGCCGTCGACGGCATCGACGTGGAGGTGCGCCGGGGGGAGGCGTTCGGGTTCCTCGGCCCCAACGGCGCGGGCAAGTCCTCCACCATGCGCATGATCGGCTGCATCTCCCCACCGTCCGGGGGTGAGCTGCGCATCCTCGGCCTCGACCCGGTGCGCGACGGCCCGGCCGTGCGGGCCCGGCTCGGGGTCTGCCCGCAGCTCGACAGCCTCGACCCGGAGCTGACCGTCCGGGAGAACCTGACCACCTACGCGCGCTACTTCGGCATCCCGCGCCGGGTGGCCCGGGAACGCGCCGCCGAGCTGCTCGACTTCGTCCAGCTCGCCGAGCGGGCCGACAGCAAGGTCGACCCGCTGTCCGGCGGCATGAAGCGGCGACTCACCATCGCCCGCGCGCTGGTCAACGAGCCGGAGATCGTGCTGCTCGACGAGCCCACCACCGGCCTCGACCCGCAGGCCCGGCACCTGGTCTGGGAGCGGCTGTTCCGGCTCAAGCAGCAGGGCGTCACGCTGGTCCTGACCACGCACTACATGGACGAGGCGGAGCAGCTCTGCGACCGCCTGGTGGTGATGGACGGCGGCCGGATCGTCGCCGAGGGCTCGCCCCGGGCGCTGATCGAGCGGCACGCCACCCGCGAGGTGGTCGAGCTGCGCTTCGCCGGCGACTCCCAGGAGGCGTTCGCCGGCAAGCTCGACGGGCTGGGCGAGCGGGTCGAGGTGCTGCCCGACCGCATCCTGCTCTACGTGTCCGACGGCGACGCCGCCGTGGCGCAGGTGGCCGCGCGCGGCCTGGACCCGGCCGGCGTGCTGGTCCGGCGGGGCAGCCTGGAGGACGTCTTCCTGCACCTCACCGGCCGCACCCTGGTCGACTGA
- a CDS encoding flavin reductase: MPRYRPHVAARPSWRCRVCGAAWPCSPARLALLGEFREDRTALLIHLGTLLCEATADLAAGRPDTAPGHLAERFVLWARRR, from the coding sequence ATGCCCCGGTATCGCCCCCACGTCGCGGCGCGCCCGTCCTGGCGCTGCCGGGTCTGCGGCGCCGCGTGGCCGTGCTCGCCGGCCCGGCTGGCGCTGCTCGGTGAGTTTCGCGAGGACCGGACCGCGTTGTTGATCCATCTCGGGACGCTGCTGTGCGAGGCCACCGCCGACCTGGCCGCCGGACGACCGGACACCGCGCCGGGGCACCTGGCCGAACGCTTCGTCCTCTGGGCCCGGCGCCGCTGA
- a CDS encoding helix-turn-helix domain-containing protein, producing the protein MELSSMLEHFAEELRLARVAGGLSQTALAEALAYSGALVAKVETCERRPSLDFARRCDAVFGADGRFERIQRRIGREAMVPWFRDWPGIEAEATALRWFEPICVPGLLQTEGYARALLRGSGLFPPDEVEHQVATRLDRQPVLTRERPPLLTFVVDEHVLRRSVGGPEVMREQVRHLVKVGSGLPRVRIHVVPLTAGAYPGMNGPFVIATPPHGEDVVYQEGQLHAQVIDRADHVRQMVEVWESIRGEALSHQQSLELVTEVAETWT; encoded by the coding sequence GTGGAACTGTCGTCCATGCTGGAGCACTTCGCGGAGGAGTTGCGGCTGGCCCGCGTGGCCGGCGGCCTGTCACAGACCGCGTTGGCCGAGGCGCTGGCCTACTCGGGCGCGCTGGTGGCCAAGGTGGAGACCTGTGAGCGCCGCCCGAGCCTGGACTTCGCCCGCCGCTGCGACGCGGTGTTCGGCGCCGACGGGCGCTTCGAGCGCATTCAGCGGCGGATCGGCCGGGAGGCCATGGTGCCGTGGTTCCGCGACTGGCCCGGCATCGAGGCGGAGGCCACCGCGCTGCGCTGGTTCGAACCGATCTGCGTGCCGGGCCTGCTCCAGACCGAGGGCTACGCCCGCGCGCTGCTCCGCGGCAGTGGCCTGTTCCCCCCGGACGAGGTGGAGCACCAGGTGGCGACCCGGCTGGACCGGCAACCGGTGCTGACCCGCGAGCGGCCTCCGCTGCTCACGTTCGTCGTCGACGAGCACGTGCTGCGCCGGAGCGTCGGCGGGCCGGAGGTGATGCGCGAGCAGGTGCGTCACCTGGTGAAGGTCGGCTCGGGGCTGCCCCGGGTGAGAATCCATGTCGTGCCGCTCACCGCCGGCGCCTACCCTGGCATGAACGGCCCGTTCGTGATCGCCACCCCGCCGCACGGCGAGGACGTCGTCTACCAGGAGGGCCAGCTCCACGCGCAGGTGATCGACCGCGCCGACCACGTGCGGCAGATGGTCGAGGTGTGGGAGTCGATCCGCGGTGAGGCACTATCGCACCAGCAGTCCCTCGAACTCGTGACGGAAGTGGCGGAGACATGGACCTGA
- a CDS encoding DUF397 domain-containing protein — MDLNGVRWRKSSRSNGQGGACVEVADGRPDMVAVRDSKDPAGPVLAFAPDAWRAFVAGVAPR; from the coding sequence ATGGACCTGAACGGCGTCCGGTGGCGCAAGAGCAGCCGCAGCAACGGCCAGGGTGGAGCCTGCGTGGAGGTGGCGGACGGTCGGCCCGACATGGTCGCCGTGCGCGACTCCAAGGACCCGGCCGGCCCGGTGCTGGCCTTCGCCCCCGACGCCTGGCGCGCGTTCGTCGCCGGGGTCGCCCCGCGCTGA
- a CDS encoding ABC transporter permease, which yields MTTVTGRAATGLPRVPAVTVFAHYLVGYRRTWRAGVFSSFLLPVLTVVGFGFGVGAYVDQGVDGVRYLWWLVPGLIASTAFQVAVAESTWPVHSNFKWIRTYHAQVAAPLRTGDIVAGHLTFVLFRVVTSTVAFLLVTALFGALRSPWAVAVAPIALLLGLAVAAPVFAFSARVPSDSYLALLFRFAVIPMTLFSGVFFPVESMPAGLRPVAWATPLWHGVDLCRAATLGVEPRWSVTGHVLYLAAWAGVGWWLALRAFRRQLVV from the coding sequence GTGACGACGGTGACGGGCCGGGCCGCGACGGGTCTGCCGCGGGTGCCGGCGGTGACGGTGTTCGCGCACTACCTGGTCGGCTACCGGCGCACCTGGCGGGCGGGTGTCTTCTCGTCGTTCCTGCTGCCGGTGCTCACCGTGGTCGGGTTCGGCTTCGGCGTCGGGGCCTACGTCGACCAGGGCGTCGACGGCGTGCGCTACCTCTGGTGGCTGGTGCCCGGCCTGATCGCCTCGACCGCCTTCCAGGTCGCCGTCGCCGAGTCGACCTGGCCGGTGCACAGCAACTTCAAGTGGATCCGCACCTACCACGCCCAGGTGGCCGCGCCGCTGCGCACCGGCGACATCGTGGCCGGTCACCTGACCTTCGTGCTGTTCCGGGTGGTCACCAGCACGGTGGCGTTCCTGCTGGTGACCGCGCTGTTCGGGGCGCTGCGGTCGCCCTGGGCGGTGGCGGTGGCGCCGATCGCGCTGCTGCTCGGGCTGGCGGTCGCCGCGCCGGTCTTCGCGTTCAGCGCCCGGGTGCCCAGCGACAGCTACCTCGCGTTGCTGTTCCGGTTCGCGGTGATCCCGATGACGCTCTTCTCCGGGGTGTTCTTCCCGGTCGAGTCGATGCCGGCCGGGCTGCGGCCGGTCGCCTGGGCGACGCCGCTCTGGCACGGCGTCGACCTGTGCCGGGCCGCCACCCTGGGCGTCGAGCCGCGATGGTCGGTCACCGGTCACGTGCTCTACCTCGCCGCCTGGGCCGGCGTCGGCTGGTGGCTGGCGCTGCGGGCGTTCCGTCGTCAACTCGTCGTCTAG
- a CDS encoding ABC transporter permease, translated as MVALLLPRLAGVTGARRSAAVAERNLTALRSAYWLVLVSGFVEPVLYLLSIGIGVGALVGDLTLPGGRVVSYPAFVAPAMLASSAMSGALSETTFNFFGKMKYMKLYDGVIATPVRPFEIALGELGWAMARGSLYSAAFLLIMVALGLTTAARALVAFPAAVLVGFAFGALGMTVATLLRSWQDFDLMGSAQFTLFLFSGTFVPAEAYPAVLRWLVELTPLYRSVHLIRGVCVGGSGWSWLLDVAYLVVLTGVMLALASRRMARLLYP; from the coding sequence GTGGTCGCTCTCCTCCTGCCCCGGCTGGCCGGCGTCACCGGGGCGCGCCGCTCGGCGGCGGTGGCCGAGCGCAACCTCACCGCGCTGCGCAGCGCCTACTGGCTGGTGCTGGTCTCCGGCTTCGTGGAGCCGGTGCTCTACCTGCTGTCGATCGGCATCGGCGTGGGCGCGCTGGTCGGCGACCTGACGCTGCCCGGCGGTCGGGTGGTGTCCTACCCGGCGTTCGTCGCCCCGGCCATGCTCGCCTCGTCGGCGATGAGCGGCGCGCTGTCCGAGACCACCTTCAACTTCTTCGGCAAGATGAAATACATGAAGCTGTACGACGGGGTGATCGCCACCCCGGTACGGCCGTTCGAGATCGCCCTGGGTGAGCTGGGCTGGGCGATGGCACGCGGGTCGCTCTACTCGGCCGCGTTTCTGCTGATCATGGTGGCGCTGGGCCTGACCACCGCGGCCCGGGCGCTCGTCGCGTTCCCGGCGGCGGTGCTCGTCGGGTTCGCGTTCGGCGCGCTCGGCATGACCGTCGCCACGCTGCTGCGCAGTTGGCAGGATTTCGACCTGATGGGCTCGGCCCAGTTCACGCTCTTCCTCTTCTCCGGCACGTTCGTGCCTGCCGAGGCCTATCCGGCGGTGCTGCGCTGGCTGGTCGAGCTGACCCCGCTCTACCGCTCGGTGCACCTGATCCGGGGCGTCTGCGTGGGCGGGTCCGGCTGGTCCTGGCTGCTCGACGTGGCCTACCTGGTGGTCCTCACCGGCGTGATGTTGGCGCTGGCGTCCCGGCGGATGGCCAGGTTGCTCTACCCGTAG
- a CDS encoding YihY/virulence factor BrkB family protein, which yields MAGDESPVREERDRTEPVGPDDGPDSPTDLPGPGWVATLKRTVREFQDDSLTDWAAALTYYGVLSIFPGVLVLISLLGLLGDRATNGVRDTVNQAVPEENIRKIIESAIDQAGQSGGLASIAAVIGLVAAFWSASGYIAAFMRASNSIYDVPEGRPIWKTLPIRLGVTAVIGVLLLISAVIVVFTGGLAEQAGNAIGLGSTAVTVWNIAKWPVLLVIVSLMFAILYWASPNAKHGGFRWVSPGGVLAVVLWLVVSGLFALYVSNFGSYNKTYGAVAGVIIFLVWLWLSNVAILLGAEFDAELERSRAIAAGLPEDKEPYVELRDDRKLRKKRNAPTPR from the coding sequence ATGGCCGGCGACGAGTCTCCCGTCCGGGAGGAGCGCGACCGCACCGAGCCGGTGGGGCCGGACGACGGGCCGGACAGCCCGACCGACCTGCCGGGTCCGGGCTGGGTGGCCACGCTGAAGCGGACCGTCCGGGAGTTCCAGGACGACAGCCTGACCGACTGGGCCGCCGCGCTCACCTACTACGGGGTGCTCTCCATCTTCCCCGGCGTGCTGGTGCTGATCTCCCTGCTCGGGCTGCTCGGCGACCGGGCCACCAACGGGGTGCGGGACACGGTCAACCAGGCGGTGCCGGAGGAGAACATCCGGAAGATCATCGAGAGTGCGATCGACCAGGCCGGCCAGTCCGGCGGGCTGGCGAGCATCGCGGCGGTGATCGGTCTGGTCGCCGCGTTCTGGTCGGCGTCGGGCTACATCGCCGCGTTCATGCGCGCCTCGAACAGCATCTACGACGTGCCGGAGGGGCGGCCGATCTGGAAGACGCTGCCGATCCGGCTCGGCGTGACCGCGGTGATCGGCGTGCTGCTGCTGATCAGCGCCGTGATCGTGGTGTTCACCGGCGGGCTGGCCGAGCAGGCCGGCAACGCGATCGGGCTCGGCTCGACGGCGGTCACGGTGTGGAACATCGCCAAGTGGCCGGTGCTGCTGGTGATCGTCAGCCTGATGTTCGCGATCCTCTACTGGGCCTCGCCCAACGCCAAGCACGGCGGCTTCCGCTGGGTCAGCCCGGGTGGGGTGCTCGCGGTGGTGCTCTGGCTGGTGGTGTCCGGTCTGTTCGCGCTCTACGTGAGCAACTTCGGCTCGTACAACAAGACGTACGGCGCGGTGGCCGGCGTGATCATCTTCCTGGTCTGGCTCTGGCTGAGCAACGTGGCCATCCTGCTCGGCGCCGAGTTCGACGCCGAGCTGGAGCGCAGTCGGGCGATCGCCGCCGGGCTCCCCGAGGACAAGGAGCCGTACGTCGAGCTGCGCGACGACCGCAAGCTGCGCAAGAAGCGCAACGCCCCCACTCCGCGCTGA